From Lonchura striata isolate bLonStr1 chromosome 3, bLonStr1.mat, whole genome shotgun sequence, one genomic window encodes:
- the NANP gene encoding N-acylneuraminate-9-phosphatase codes for MGLHGVKAVFFDLDNTLIDTAAAGRRAIEEVIGALQSKHRYGEGEARAVCDKVQAKLLKECHDPAKMCITDLRISHWEEAIQETIGGEANRDLAAECYYLWKTTRLQHLTLAEDTRAMLTELRKSLRLLLLTNGDRQTQREKIEACACQPYFDAIVVGGEQKEEKPAPSIFHYCCDLLGVQPTECVMVGDSLDTDIQGGLNAGLKATVWINKAMTAPVDTSPVPHYIISSVMDLPAVLQKMEHNINAKLETDHMASSNEPH; via the exons ATGGGGCTGCACGGCGTCAAGGCGGTGTTCTTCGACCTGGACAACACGCTGATCGAcacggcggcggcggggcggcgcgcCATCGAGGAG GTGATCGGCGCCCTGCAGTCCAAGCACCGCTAcggggagggagaggcccgcGCCGTCTGCGATAAGGTCCAGGCCAAGCTCCTCAAGGAGTGCCACGATCCCGCCAAGATGTGCATCACAGACCTGCGGATTTCGCACTGGGAGGAGGCGATCCAGGAGACCATCGGGGGGGAGGCGAACCGCGACCTGGCGGCCGAGTGCTATTACCTGTGGAAGACGACGCGGCTGCAGCACCTGACGCTGGCTGAGGACACGCGGGCCATGCTCACCGAGCTGCGGAAAAGCCTCCgcctgctgctcctcaccaaCGGCGACCGGCAGACGCAGAGGGAGAAGATCGAGGCGTGCGCCTGCCAGCCCTACTTCGATGCCATCGTTGTGGGGGGAgagcagaaagaggagaaaCCGGCGCCATCCATATTTCATTACTGCTGCGATCTCCTTGGGGTGCAGCCCACAGAGTGTGTAATGGTCGGTGACTCTCTAGATACAGATATTCAAGGAGGCCTGAATGCTGGCTTGAAAGCAACGGTCTGGATAAACAAAGCAATGACTGCCCCAGTAGATACCTCCCCCGTACCTCATTATATTATTTCTTCTGTAATGGATCTTCCAGCAGTTTTACAGAAGATGGAGCACAACATTAATGCTAAGTTAGAAACTGACCATATGGCTAGTAGCAATGAACCACACTGA